A single window of Coffea eugenioides isolate CCC68of chromosome 7, Ceug_1.0, whole genome shotgun sequence DNA harbors:
- the LOC113777148 gene encoding ethylene-responsive transcription factor ERF038-like, translating into MHRFADQMSQQKSFKDEEHECMVLALQHVINNKEAEAQPQGPAHQRQLAVMGELEGFASISPSSATASSGVPGGGSSSPGTMMEDKDHDQSRSNDKKQKQKKKKKNRDREVDGEKRVVHFRGVRQRSEGKWVAEIRNPHLGRTEWLGTFTSAEEAARAFDRKCIQYKGDRAKTNFPSSDYANANDDQSSSLQQQQQQALPPPAAAPPLSVNAPVGHASPLLTNTAAAGATATNSTATAADPGGTSWEEDEDLWDVFFRGDQILSDIDWMMFDSSPPLGP; encoded by the coding sequence ATGCACAGATTCGCTGATCAGATGTCACAACAAAAGTCGTTTAAAGATGAAGAACACGAGTGCATGGTATTAGCTCTCCAGCACGTCATCAACAACAAAGAAGCTGAAGCCCAGCCCCAAGGCCCGGCACACCAACGGCAACTAGCTGTAATGGGTGAATTAGAGGGCTTCGCGTCAATATCCCCATCCTCCGCAACTGCAAGCAGCGGCGTCCCTGGTGGCGGCAGCAGCAGCCCTGGGACCATGATGGAGGACAAAGATCATGATCAGAGTCGTAGTAAcgacaagaagcaaaaacaaaagaagaagaagaagaatagggATCGTGAGGTGGATGGGGAAAAGAGGGTGGTACATTTCAGAGGGGTGAGGCAAAGATCAGAGGGCAAATGGGTAGCGGAGATTAGAAACCCCCATCTAGGTCGAACCGAATGGTTGGGCACCTTTACCTCGGCGGAGGAGGCAGCCAGAGCTTTCGACAGGAAATGCATCCAGTATAAAGGAGATCGAGCTAAGACTAATTTCCCATCCTCAGACTACGCTAACGCTAATGATGATCAGTCGTCGAGCttgcaacaacaacaacaacaagcaCTTCCTCCACCAGCAGCAGCACCGCCGCTATCCGTTAACGCGCCTGTGGGGCATGCTAGTCCACTACTAACTAATACTGCCGCGGCCGGTGCAACTGCAACAAACAGTACTGCAACTGCTGCAGATCCTGGAGGTACAAGTTGGGAAGAAGATGAAGACTTGTGGGATGTGTTCTTTCGGGGAGATCAGATACTTTCCGACATAGACTGGATGATGTTTGATTCTTCGCCACCATTGGGACCTTAA